A segment of the Canis lupus dingo isolate Sandy chromosome 15, ASM325472v2, whole genome shotgun sequence genome:
acccagacatcccaaaactggatttaaacaaaaacttgaaaaagaaaaaaaagagagaaaaattctcCGAGCAGTATAGTGGTATAGTGAACTGATAGTGGATCAGGCTGCCCTCTTGTATAGGTCAACATCTCTCTTGTTTCTCCTTTATCTCGTTAGTTCTTTAAGAAATACttattgcataaataaataaacattgtaCCAAAGAGTTTAGACATCCATCATCAAAGTGACAAAGACCTCCTCATTGAGGGAGGAAGTTAAAAAGGAGTCTCCAAGTGCAACATGAAAGCACTAGTGggttggaatgcctgggtggttcagtggttgagcatctgcccttggctcaggtcatgatcccgggatcctgggatcgagtcccacgtcgggctccctgcatggagcctgcttctccctctgcctgtgtctctgcctctgtgtgtgtgtgttcctcatgaataaataaataaagtcttaaaaaaaaaaaaagaaagcattagtgGGTTGCAGATGCCCAGATACATCAGTGGTACTTCCAAAATAGAAAAGTTAGAGTATCCTTTAGTTAGCAccaggagaaaaaagagaagtaaggCTAGCAATTGATGCTACTCAGAAATATTTGCCCCGAGTTACTTTCTGCGGGGACTGCGGAACACCGAACAGAGTTGAGTGAGCTGTCTCCACTCTTGCTGCCTTGCTCAGCTTGGATCACGACATTCTGACCTGTTCCTGCCACTTCATACTGGTGTGCTCAAAATGCCTAAAGCTTAGAGAAGAGGGAAGTCACCTAACACAAGCTACAGAATGTCTAACAGCAGAAGAAGACACCTGAAACTGGCCTGACTCCCAGCTTCCTATGAACCATGCCCAGGAAGTCCACTGTACCTTACTGTGGGTGTAGGACGACCTCGTATCTGCTTCGGCAGTGAAGAATGAAAAGGCTATAAAGTGTTCCCCTTGCACACAGTTCCATGATGGAGCTTCTGCCAAAGTAGCTCATTACGCTGGAAGCTCTTTGTGGGCAATGACTGTTTTTGAATAAATCTATGTCCACAGCGGGTACACATTTTTCAATGAAATTCGTTGTACCAAGATAAACAGCAAGCTAAACCATAGAAAGCAGCTTCTGAACAACCCGGTCAAGTTAGTGTGtgaagtagaaatattttttaaaggagcaaaaaaaattaatacttttttaaaaggtttgagAGAGAGTTTGCACATGAGCAagtggggggaaggcagggagagagagaatcttcaagcagaccgCCTACTGAGTGCAGCGCATGGTGACCCCATGACCcatgaggtcataacctgagcagaaaccaagaggcagaaagctaactgcctgagccacccaggtaccccagtaaTAATAATGCTAATAGCAATCCTGCAGACTGGCGAAAAAGCGTAACAATGACCAAGGAAGAGCAACGGGCTTAAGCTATAGGCAGATTACATATAGTTTCTCACCACAGGCATCCTATTTGtggaaaggaaataaaccaaGTTGAATTACAGCCAAATATAAACTCTTaccctctgtgtgtttctgtttaatcATTTTGAGTGGTAAGACTGTCTTCAAAAGAAATCTTATGAGTATTATATATTAGATAATGCGTGTGAAATCTGTTGACACAGTGATCAGCACATAGCAGGTATTAAAAACCATCATCCAAGCATGATATAAAGCTAGATGGAGTGTTCATGTCCACTGGGACAGGGggaagataattttattatttttttaataaatttattttttattggtgttcaatttgtcaacatatagaataacacccagtgctcatcccatcaagtgccccactccgtgcccgtcacccagtcactcccacccccccccgcccacctccccttccaccacccctagttcgtttcccagaattaggagtctcatggtctgtctccctttctgatatttcccactcattttttctcctttcccctttattccctttcactattttttatattccccaaatgaatgaaaccgtataatgtctgtccttccccaattgacttatttcactcagcatcataccctccagttccatccacgtcgaagcaaatggtgggtatttgtcgtttctcatGGCTGAGGAACATCCCACAGTATACACAGACCACaccttctctatccatcatctgtcgatggacaccgaggctccttccacagtgtggctattgtggacattgctgctgtgaacattggggtgcaggtgtcccagcgtttcactgcatctgtatctttggggtcaatccccagcagtgcaattgctgtgtcgtagggcagatctatttttaactctctgaggaacctccacagtttccCAGAATGGCtgtgccagttcacattcccgccaacagtgcaagagggttcacttttctctgcatcctctccaacatttgtggtttcctgccttgttaattttccccattctcactggtgcgaggtgggatctcattgtggtttggatgtgtatttccctgatggccagtgatgcggagcattttctcatgtgcgtgttggccatgtctaggtcttcctctgtgagatttctgttcatgtcttttgcccatttcatgattggattgtttgtttctttgcggTTGAgtctgataagttctttattgatcttggacactagccctttatgtgatgttattttcaaatatcttctcccatctgtaagttgtctcttagttttgtggactgtatccttcgctgtgcaaaagcttcttatcttgatgaagtcccaatagttcatttctgcttttgtttcttttgccttcgtggatgaatcttgcaagaagttactgtggccaagataattttaaaatataaagagacaTAGACTCCTTGGGGTTGAGGCTGTAAGAGGAGGCCCTGAATGTTAAGTGAAACTCCGGGTTTTCCTACTCTCAGAGACTGACAGCTACCGGGCGGTGACAGGGGGAGTAGACACCGAATCTAAGAGCACTATGGTCAGTAGTAAAGCTGGGCAGGGAATGTCCACGACAGCCAAACTGTGGGGGAGCCACAGGGCCTTCCACAGATGAGTGGGCTGTGTACACAGTGGAATATGACCTACCTACCATGCGCtttgacatagatggaactggagggcattatgctgagtgaaataagtcaatcagagaaagacaattaccatacggtttcactcatgtgtgaaatataagaaatggtgaaagggaccataagggaaaggagggaaacagtggggggaaattagagaaggagacaaaccatcagagactcctaactctgggaaacaaaaggttacagaaggggaggtgggggtggttggggtgactgggtgacgggcactgaggggggcacttgatgggatgaggccctgggtgttatatgttggcaaattgaatttaaattaaatattccaaaaaaaataaattaaatattcctttaaaagatGGGCAGGGAAGTTTCTTCTAGTGGGTGTTTGGGGAGATACTCAGAATTTGGGGAATTGTTAAAGTGAActgaaatgtcatttgaaaagcacataggaaggaaaggaaactcCAGGAGCTTTGAGACAACTGGTGACATCCACTATgaggctggttttttttttttcaaagattttatttatttattcatgagagacacggagagagagaggcagagacacgtgcagagggagaagcaggctccacgcagggagcccgacatgggactcagtcccaggtccccagatcatgccctgagccaaaggcagacgctcaactgctgagccccccaggcgtcccaaggctggtttttaaaatccagaaCCATTCTGGAGATGCCAGGTGAGCAGCAAACCAGAAGAGCCATTATTAGGCGACAACCTTGTTAATGGATCAGGGAGGCCCTTCCACCTTTGAGCTCATCCCTGGAAGTAAAACACTCTTGGGGACTGATTGATGCACAGTGATTGTCCCTGCTGCTCCTGGGGGGAGGCCTCCAGGGACAATATGTGGCCAGAAAGAGATGcatataaaatgaatgaaggaaagtCTACTCCTTTTTGTGTCACAGCTAAAGAGAATCCTTTGTGAGGTTGAAACTGTGAGAGAGCGCCACCCGGAATCCAAAATCCCACATACCTCCGCCCTCTAAGAGGGTACAAGTGTGAGCCCCTCGAGcgctgcagaaaaaaaaaaaaaaaaaaaaaaaacctgtaatatTGCTACAGAAAAAAGGGCTGTGaactttcttttgtctttttatctataaattattgtatattttagagaaagtataaaataatacataattttataacaAAGCCTTCATTCTTCCTTGCAGGGCATCTCAAATGTCTCTCCAGATTAGATTTGTTTAAGAAATTTCATCAGGAAAATTGGAGCTGCCACTTCCATTTCAAATTATCATCcagataaaaagatgagagaaGGCAGCGGGCTTCATATCACTTCAGaggagataaaatatttgtaagtaaTGGATATCTATTTTCATTAGTTAAAATTAAGATTGAAGAACACCTATATTTGCGGTGAAAGGCAAAGTCAGCCTGTAGTCCCAGACAGATCCCACGATGACCCACGGCAGGAGAAAAGGACTTGGAACCGTGAGGCGGGAGCAAAGGGCCTCTCAAAGGTGAAGTCTGCTCCTGAAttgagaaagggaggaggggcacTCACAGTTCAAGTTTTATTACAGatagaatttgaaagaaaatctgcttcttctttctctttctggacaCCTTCTTTCCTCTTACTTCAAACTTTGACTAACAACCGCTCATTTAGGAGCCACCCTCACAACACCAAAGGCTTCTTCTCAAAGGCCCCCTTTTCTTCCCTTGATTTTGAGGTGATTTTATGCTGATTCAAACCAAAAGTGAAAGGGATATTTCTCATTCAAATAAAACCACCTGAAACACATCTTCTTTCCACTCTTGTTCTTATGACATTTCTTTGCCCTATTTATGTGCAGTCTAACCTACCATCGTCAGTTTAACTATATAAGTAAAATTATGGTCATACTGAAGAGCATGGCGGTgcatattatatactttaaattacaaatatagaaaatttaggTTGTCTGGTTCTGGGTTAGAGCATCATATCATCCCTTACTGTCACTGAATTTCCAGCCCACAGCTTCCTTCAGTAAGCTCACCACCTTGGAGTTCGGTTTATAGTTTTTCCCAATTCAGTTCACCTGTTTGTTGCCATATTTGCTCTCTGAAGAATCACAATAATCTTCTCATATTTGGTCTCCCTTTAGTATTTAGGGGAAACTGTTAAACTGGAAGATGCCTGATGTAGCTCACATACCTGATGTAAACTATATATATAGCCTAtgaaaaacatgtaaataatcTTTCCTATGGTATGTGGCTTTCCTGAGGCTAATCCTCCACATACACGAGTGTAAATTTGATATAAGCAAGTTGCATGTGAATCCACCGAatcaaaaacaataatgaaatgcagctaatacacacacacacacagctgacaGCCATGTAGAGAAAAAGGTTGGATTTTAGAATCAACATCCTCAGAGGGACAATAAAATTCAATGCTACATTTAGAAATGTGAACgtgcttgtttgttttaagtcTCTAGAActaaagaggagagaggaggagaatttaatgagataatgaaaATTAAGTGACTGCCaccataaatatttaatacatgacAGTGGTTGTTGTTACACTTACTATTTTGGAAGTCAAATGTGTTTTAGAAGAAAGTGTCCAAAAGTGGGCTCATGTCATAAAAGGTACCAAGAATTAGGACACGGTGCAGATCAAAGAAGAATGGAGGATTTAAGATAGTGATTTCCAGCTTTGATTAGTAGCCTTATTATTAAAGTCCttctttattaattataataataggcATCTGGTTGAAAGGAGGGAAAGCTGTAATACATGCACCATACAATTTTGCAATTATCTGAGAAAAATAGGGTCCACAGTAACAAGGTTTATGGGAAAAGGTCTGAACTAACATCCAAACACCAAAGTTTGGGGGTGTTTCTTCCACCAAAAGTCAGCATGACCTTGGAGTAGTCTAACCTGTGTGGTTTCAGTCTCAGCTTGATAATCCCTGAGACCCGACACTAACATTCTAGACTGCTATATTTCATTTCTCCCATAGTTTTAGCGTTAAATAtatgcttttgttccttttttattgtctttttacaTAAGATGATTCATCACTATGCAGTAATAAGATGAGGAGGCATCTGAGCTAAGAAACAGGTGTCCTTCATTTGCCTCTGGCATTTTTTCTATTTGAGAACCAGGATCTCCTAATAAAGGAGTGAAGCCAACAAAGGTCCTTTTCGTATCAAATTAGCTGTTGTAAGCAAATAAAAGTTAAACACAAGGGTAAGAAGCtaatatatatgttaactaactggaattaaaataaaaacttaaaaagaaaagctaatagGTCCTTGCTAGAGTGGAATCTGCAGCAGCGTCTTCAGCGCCTGGCCTCAGTAGCCAGAGTTACTCAGGACAGATCTCCTGACAATATTGTTACCAACGACATAGTATGATGCTCTTTGACTTAGTTCGATTTCAGGTTATAtttaagttttgatttttcttaaaatctcccAAAATACtgtacaaaattttcttttttttttttgtacaaaattttcttttcagcaaGAAGAAAtcaggtatataaatatatgagtgtgtattttatgaaactatgtgccaaaaaaagaattaatttaaatgcaaatggagAAAACAATCTGGACACGATGTTACCCAATGTTAGTGaaatctatactctgaaaatgaAGGCTGGTTGAGTGGGGGCCGTGGGAGCATGCCAGGCTCTCCCAGAACCCTGATCTCATTGGGCTAAGCCAGATCCTGGGAAGGGAGTTACTGAATTGAGAAGCACATAGGGCCTTTTCACAGAAGTGTATTGAAGGAGCTACAGgaatcagaagaaataaaaataaccttaaaatagAGGGAAAATGATTAATATACTGATACTTCTTGCTCACTCCCTTCATAGAATAGGAGAATGAGTATCTCAGGAGCCAACAATATCTCTGGGTCTGTGAGTGAGTTCATTCTCCTGGGCTTCCCCTGCCGCAGGGAGCTCCAGGTCCTGCTCTTTGTCATCTTCTCAATCATCTACCTTCTGACTCTCATGGGGAACACATCCATCATCTGCGCCGTGGCGTCAAGCCGGAAACTCCACACGCCCATGTACATCCTGCTGGCCAACTTCTCTTTGCTGGAGATCTGCTATGTCAGTTCTGATGTGCCCAAGATGTTGGCCAACATCATCTCCCAGACCAAGAGCATCTCCTACGCCGGCTGCCTGCTCcagttctatttcttcttctccatGTGTGCCGCTGAGGGCTACTTTCTGTCTGCGATGTCCTATGATCGGTTCCTTGCTATCTGTCGACCTCTACATTACCCCACCATCATGACTCACCATCTATGTGCCCGATTAGTGGTTTTCTGCTGGGTAGGTGGCTTTCTATCCATACTGATACCTGCAATTCTTATGTCCCAGGTGCCCTTCTGTGGCCCTAATATCATTGACCATTTTTTCTGTGACCTGGGACCACTGCTGGCTCTGTCCTGTGCTCCAGTTCCCAAAACTACTCTAACTTGTGCTACCGTAAGCTCCCTTATCATCTTCATcacttttctctacatccttggaTCCTATACCTTAGTTTTGCGAGCCGTACTTCGGGTCCCAGCTGGCTCAGGTAGGAACAAAGCTTTTTCTACATGTGCTTCACATTTCTTGGTGGTTTCCTTGTTCTATGGCTCAGTCATGGTGATGTATGTGAGTCCAGGATCCAGGAGCCATCCTGGGACACAGAAATTTGTGACCTTGTTTTACTGCATGGCAACCCCTTTCTTTAATCCTCTGATCTACAGCCTTCGAAACAAAGATATGAAAGATGCACTCAAGAAAGTCCTGGGAGCATCatcaaaagaaatttctaaaaatacagagaaatgatataaaatttccTATCATTCTCTCAGGAATACCAAATTTCTCTCATTGAGAGAATAAAACTATCTTCTGAGCATGTCTGAGTATTTGATCCCTTACTCTCATGAAAGTGTGACTCGTTACACACAAAGAACCCTCATCCTGTCTTGAAAGAAAATACCCACAATCATAAAGGTCTACCGTGGAAAGTTCTGTAGAGTTTTCATTCATCAATGAGTCATCTCTctgttttggtcatttttttgAAGTCTGAAAGCTGATGTAATCAGGTTGATATGTACAAAGCTAAGACTCAAGCTACCATCTTGTATCTTGGCTTTTAtcctaatattattttttgtgtttcaaatgtatcactattttttctttccaattacaGATCTTTCTATAATGAAATATAGCATCTACTCACTGCACTAACAAAATTTCAATTGCTTTATTTATAAGATTGAGAATCCAGTATCTGTCGCTGAAAGAGTAGTGTTTTTTCACTTGTGTTTACTACCAAGCATTGGTAAAGTGTTCAGGGTGTGCAGCAAATGAAAATGGGGAATAATATGGTCGCTTCTAACAGAAAATTCTTAGTCCAATTTTGAAGAGGATACATAGAAAGACATGCACAATTCACACATGCCAAATCATTAAGTATTCCTTACCCAGACCTGGGTTTCAGCACCTTCTAAGATTTTAGTAGAGGAACCAACCCACTTCTCTTCTTGCATCACTAGCCTCTAAATCAAAATCGGGGGTAGCTGTATCTCCTTGGTGGAACCAAGAGTACCTCCCTGTGCTGTACCTGCAAAAGAGGCTAGAAGAGCTAATACCTGGCAATAAAAAATCCAACTATGAAAGATAAGCTCCAAGCCTCCTAATATTATGATTTTCCAAGCCAGTAAAAAGTTTGAGATACTAGGCAGCCAAAACAAAAGGAGAATGCCAACTACTACAACCCATTTATTTGGACTCACCATGATATCTCTGGGCCATGTTCCCTCTAGAAGTTACACAAGGTAAGATTTAACTAAATGATTCATATGTAATAGCAATGAATTAGAAGCAGGATGACAAGGGGGAAATAAACTTCCCTATGAGTAGGTGAAGGCTTGTCTAGCTCATGATGAGTCCTAGTGGAACATACTCCAATTCCGATAAGTTATTGCTGCATTATCTGCAATTCTAAGAAACAGAAGTTcaactaaaggggaaaaaaatcctccaCCTTCTAGGAAAGACTCATTAGCTGCAGGGAAATGTAATGCTGCCCACTCATCTTTATTCCTCTTCTAAGAGTGAATAAGGAAGATCCTTCCACTTACTGTTTTATCTTGAGCCTGGGACAACAATTAAccaaataaatgagatctttatATGTAGGTTTTTCATAGTGTCTGAAGaagatattcatattttaaaataaaatatttaaaattaaatattttttgttttggtctaAATGTCATACACACAGAATTTTCAATAACCAAGGCTTGCTTAGCTACACTGAGATGAATAATATGCTATTTTCTCTACATGCTTTTTAAATACACTTTACAATGAataaattttcattgtaaaaGAGTAGAGTACAAAATGATGAAAATCTTCATATCTCCATACTTCCACACACCTGTCCCTTTAGCAATGTGTTCAGTTTGATAGGCATACTTCTAGACctttttctgtgcatttatatttaaaaatataagttctGGATTTTGAATGACTATGTAAATTGGATTATACTTAAAAATTGCCCTATGACTTACTGGCCCTCACACCCATCCCCTACTCTCATCTAAAAAGCAATATCTGAGAAGGAAACTTCATCCAACTTCTAAAGGAGCTTCTGACTATTGGTCTAGAACACACATGAGGATAATGAAGCTGAAGATAGCAATTCTTCAGGAAAGACCCATTCCTAGAAGGTAGTTCATGGATGTGTGAGAGCACTACTTCCATGACATACTCAGGAGGTTCTTCTGCCATCAAACCAGgattaaaatgaggaaaacctGTGAAAATtgaggtgcatgtgcccctttgagtCTGTAATTTTGtatcccttgggtaaatacctagtagtgcaattgctggattgtagggtagtttgattttaactgtttgaggCAACTCTATACTATTTTTCAGACTGGCTGCAAGAACTggttacatttctttctttttttttttttttttttttaaaggaaagacctttttttttaatttttatttattcatgataggcacacagtgagagagagaggcagagacacaggcagagggagaagcaggctccatgcactgggagcctgacgtgggattcgatcccggatctccaggatcgcgccctgggccaaaggcaggcgccaaaccgctgcgccacccagggatcccctggttacATTTCAAGTGGTCAGTAGCCACGTGTGAGTCATGGCTGTCGTGTTGGATAGTGCAGGTATAGAGAAGTCTGAGGACTAAATATAGAACTTCAAAATGTTGAGGTTAAACAAATAActgaattgtctttatttttcagaatatggTTTCTTTGCCTAGAGGGACTAAGTATTattattcaaattcaaatttagttGTACCAAGGAATCactaaatt
Coding sequences within it:
- the LOC112654282 gene encoding olfactory receptor 11H6-like encodes the protein MSISGANNISGSVSEFILLGFPCRRELQVLLFVIFSIIYLLTLMGNTSIICAVASSRKLHTPMYILLANFSLLEICYVSSDVPKMLANIISQTKSISYAGCLLQFYFFFSMCAAEGYFLSAMSYDRFLAICRPLHYPTIMTHHLCARLVVFCWVGGFLSILIPAILMSQVPFCGPNIIDHFFCDLGPLLALSCAPVPKTTLTCATVSSLIIFITFLYILGSYTLVLRAVLRVPAGSGRNKAFSTCASHFLVVSLFYGSVMVMYVSPGSRSHPGTQKFVTLFYCMATPFFNPLIYSLRNKDMKDALKKVLGASSKEISKNTEK